A window of the Limanda limanda chromosome 8, fLimLim1.1, whole genome shotgun sequence genome harbors these coding sequences:
- the adm2b gene encoding uncharacterized protein adm2b, whose product MCALPPAWLWLLLGLLPLEIQARAGTLRSLSHRHRYHGLTSRLGLSRSSKQPKSSPHTTAVPAVSDHAVATDNHIPLGDSHFIWGALLNKEAQLHLSGRLLDQSNVLQEAPVRPRRSRGRRHANTGGGRGHSHLMRVGCVLGTCQVQNLSHRLYQLIGQSGREDSSPINPRSPHSYG is encoded by the exons ATGTGCGCGCTCCCGCCGGCTTGGCTGTGGCTGCTGCTCGGCCTCCTGCCTCTGGAGATCCAGGCCCGCGCTGGGACTCTGAGGAgcctctctcacagacacaggTACCACGGCCTCACATCAAG ATTGGGTTTATCCAGAAGTTCTAAACAGCCAAAGTCTTCTCCTCACACCACCGCCGTGCCTGCTGTGTCTGATCACGCTGTTGCCACAGACAACCACATCCCCCTAGGAGACAGTCATTTCATCTGGGGAGCCCTGCTGAACAAAGAGGCCCAGCTGCACTTGTCCGGCCGATTGCTTGACCAAAGCAATGTGCTACAAGAAGCGCCAGTTCGGCCACGCAGGTCAAGAGGTCGCCGTCATGCCAACACTGGTGGTGGGCGGGGCCACAGCCACCTGATGAGGGTGGGCTGCGTTCTGGGCACCTGTCAGGTTCAGAACCTCAGCCACCGTCTCTACCAGCTGATTGGACAGAGCGGGAGGGAAGACTCCTCCCCCATTAACCCTCGCAGTCCTCACAGTTACGGCTAA